The genomic window GGTATTTCTCTGAAAGCTGATGATTCCTgttaaaaagttcaaaatcCATAAACAAGATTAGATcaaaacttcatttttttttaaattttttttcgtcaaaTCAGAacttcattttaattttgtgaaaacaattgaatcatcaacaaaacttACTTTGATCTTCTTCAGTAGTTCATATCCAGTCATCCCAGGCATAGAGTAATCCGTCATTATCAAATTAATCTTCAGAtcctaaaatataatttcaaaccaaaaatctttTAACACCAAATTTGAATGGATTCTCACtctcaaaaatattaaacacaaTGATCAGATTTATTACCTCAAATCCAACCGAACTATTATTCTCTCCATCTAATCCAAGATATTGTAAAGCTCTTGTCGCACTATCGACAACAGTAACTGAGACAGAACAAAACTAATGTCAGATTCTTGTACTTAAACAGATTACACAAgataaacaaacacaacacttttttttgataaacacaaacacaacagTTACCTTTACAAGATGAGACTCTGAGTAACCGCTCGATGAACTTCCGATCAACCATACTATCATCAACAGCAAGAACATGAAGAAGTTTCGGTGATGCTAATGAAGAAGTGTCGTTAGAGATATCTAACATCTCGGGACGCAAAACCTCAGCCATATCAAGAAGAGTAGGATCGTGACTCgtgagagagatagagagaatcAACTATGAGGATTTGATTTTGCTGAGAGATGAGAGGAGAATAAATGGATTTataaaggaagaaagaaggagagggaaaagagaaaaatatgatatgGGGAGAGGATTCTGAGAGATCTTTGCATATCTGTGGGATTTTGTCTGTCTGATAGCGCGTGgctaattatttgtttattctgttttcttctcaaaagtcatattttcaaattttggctaaacttcaaataaaaataaaatcaaagtcataaagttttttaatattttttttgttgagaatAGTCAAGTAATGGTGAGTGGTGAAATCATATGATATGTTTGATTTGGGAAgggaaataaaatcaattttggaTGAGGGAAATCGTATCATGACGATCTCTCTCGATTATTGTTGTCAAGATCATGGCTACTttgattcatttctttttatttttgtacattttcgatactttcttgattttccCATTTTTCAAGAAATGTACCACAGAGAGAAGATTTGTATTTCAATCTACAAAATCTTTGAgattgttaattaattaatgaacaTTGTTGGAAAAGTTAGCTGACATGTGACCGCCAGATTGACTATTTGGGCGAATGAATTTCAATGTTGATATCTCTAGTTGCGCAATCAGATAAATTCAAGATCCGTATGTGTATATTtctagaaacaaaacaaaaaatcattatttttcaaGTTATTGTTGTTTGTCCATCTCGTAACTGTACCATAATAGTTGCCTCTACTATCGATCGTGGTCGAATGGCATAAGATTGATGAGTTAATAGTAAGTTTTCATGagtgttcaaaaaaaaaaaaaaaaatagtaagttttcatgaaaataaaatttcaattcacttttcttgaaaaatattcatatgtttACTTGAATTTTAATTCgctttttctataaatttggCGTTCTTTTATTCACATATTTAGCAACACGCATCGAGTATTTCCACACGTGAGAGATCTTTTGACAATTGATGGAAGGCTTTGTCACGACAGGATCGAAGATCTATGGACTAAACTCGACCAATATATTTCAAGAATGGTAATGACTAAATCATCATTGAAAGCTGAAAATATGACTATGATCGATGTATCTCTAGAGGAGATATCAAATGAATGTGAGGTACTAGGTGTATAGAGCACATGACCTTACTATATATGTCAAATTTGGTTTGGCTTGCAGAGAAACGGCTCGGATTTCTCCATGATGGTTGTTTATCAGTATGTATATGCGTGTCCCTTCAGAGTAAGTCTACACGTTTTCTCTACTTGTATATTTGGAAACAACATGAGTTTACCGatgaaattattgttttaatatatatgagtGTTTTGGCTATGTACATGAGTCCGAGCTTAGTGTCTATCATAGTCAAAGATCACAAGATACATTTATAGAACTTACTATTGTTTGATCAAAGAAATTAAGTTAACAATTCATAAATAAACCTCTTAACAGTTTatggcaaaaaaaagaaatgccAGTAAAATTTGTTAGGCACCAAAACATTCTATAAAGAATAATCCTAATGGTCTCGGTTTTTACCTCTCAAATAGTATGAGAGGCTGAAGACAAATATGCTTTATTGGTTTCCTTACAAAAACCAACGAACTTTCGTGTTAACTGTCTATGTGATATGAATTGGTACATGCATGTTGTTGTATTAGGTTCTTTTGGGACATCTGATAAAATTGGGAAGATGTTAGCATGgtctaaataaaaatgttcttgtattatacttaaaaaaaaaaatcttttctttgtgtgtgtCTCAATTTCACTATATGACAAAggaaaatgttataaaatgaGAATCAATAAGCTAATATAtgattattcaaaattatattcggggtccaaattttgatttctctacGTACGTAATCTTTTGATATagaaattttaagttatggATTACAAATACTcgatttattttatgaattctCCTATTCTATAAATAATCGTGAGTAACTGAATTACTTATATTCAATTGTTATTCATCATTCATTGATTATATATctgaaattatttaataattatctATAAATGTACAAGATTATTACAGcttacaattttgtttttgttgcttaGTGAATTTACattttagacttttttttttgtcaaatacaTTTTAGACTAAAtggtgttttcttttgaaaaaatcatatagtTTAGGTCGAACCGCGAActcgagagagagaaaagaaaaaaggaagaaaggaTAACACAAAacctctctctatctctctcgtCTTCCAAAAATCGAGCACTACACATTGACTCTCTTCTACAAAGAGTCTGGTCACACTCATGGCCATCCtccatttctctcttcctcttatcGTCTCTTTCCTTCGTCCTCACGCCTCTCCTCGCTTCTTCCTCCTCCCTCGCTCTCTTTCTCAGTCCCCTTTCCTCTCCCGCCGCCGTTTTCACCGTACCTCCGCCGTTTCCTCCGCCGCTGTTCATCACCAATCCTATCGTAATCCCGACGATGATGTTACCCGCGCGGTGTCTGTTCCTACATTCCAACAAGCGATTCAACGCCTCCAGGTTCGTTCGATTCTCACTCATCTCCAATTCTCTACTTTCAAAAG from Arabidopsis thaliana chromosome 3, partial sequence includes these protein-coding regions:
- the RR5 gene encoding response regulator 5 (response regulator 5 (RR5); CONTAINS InterPro DOMAIN/s: CheY-like (InterPro:IPR011006), Signal transduction response regulator, receiver domain (InterPro:IPR001789); BEST Arabidopsis thaliana protein match is: response regulator 6 (TAIR:AT5G62920.1); Has 45766 Blast hits to 45301 proteins in 2636 species: Archae - 240; Bacteria - 40380; Metazoa - 18; Fungi - 471; Plants - 1420; Viruses - 2; Other Eukaryotes - 3235 (source: NCBI BLink).) → MAEVLRPEMLDISNDTSSLASPKLLHVLAVDDSMVDRKFIERLLRVSSCKVTVVDSATRALQYLGLDGENNSSVGFEDLKINLIMTDYSMPGMTGYELLKKIKESSAFREIPVVIMSSENILPRIDRCLEEGAEDFLLKPVKLADVKRLRDSLMKAEERAFKNIMHKRELEANDIYSQLKRAKI